Genomic DNA from Pseudomonas helmanticensis:
ATTCCCGAAGAGCTGTACCGCACGATTGCCGAGATCATCGCGTTTGCATGGAATCTGAAAGGCAAATTCCCCGAAGGGCACGACCCGAATGCGCCGATGGTCGAGAAGGATGTGACCCTGCGCGGGGATGATTATTAAGCCCTGAAAGCAAAAGATCGCAGCCTTCGGCAGCTCCTACAGGAAAGCGCATTCCAATGTAGGAGCTGCCGAAGGCTGCGATCTTTTGATCTTGCTTCTAGTTCTTATGCAACTTGCGCATCAACTCCGCCTCAGCCTGGGTCAAACCGCAGGACTGCGTCAGCTCATCAACGCTCGCACCCATCCCCACCAGTTTCGCCGCCTGGGCGAACGACAGGCTGGATGGATCGCGCTGTTCCAGCTGGACGATCTTGTCCGGCAACGGGCTGACCACCGCACGCAACTCGTGCAGCGCCTCGCCCATGCGCACATTACCGTTCTGGTAATCGTCGACGCGCTTGGCCAGGTCTTTGATGCGCTGATCACGCAGCGCATCGCCCTGAGCCTGTTGCGCAGCAATGACTTTTTGCGCCTTGATGTAAGACACAAACATTGCCAGCGTGCCTGCCCAGAAAAGGAACAGGACAATGACCGCGACCTCGAGAATCAATCAGATATTCTCCAGGTCCGACCATTCTTCTTCGCTCATCATCTTGTCCAGCTCGACCAGGATCAGCAACTCGTTGTTCTTGTTGCACACGCCCTGGATGAACTTGGCCGACTCTTCGTTACCGACGTTCGGCGCCGTTTCGATTTCCGACTGACGCAGGTAAACCACTTCGGCCACGCTGTCGACCATGATGCCGACGACTTGCTTGTCGGCTTCGATGATGACGATACGGGTGTTGTCGCTGATCTCGCCGCTGTTCAGGCCGAAGCGCTGACGGGTGTCGATCACGGTGACCACGTTACCGCGCAGGTTGATGATGCCCAGCACGTAGCTTGGCGCGCCCGGCACCGGAGCGATCTCGGTGTAGCGCAGGACTTCCTGAACGCGCATCACGTTGATGCCGTAGGTTTCGTTGTCCAGCTTGAAGGTCACCCATTGCAGGATCGGATCTTCAGAACCTTTTGCATTCGTCGCCTGATTACTCATACCTGACCCCTCGAAAAAACCGCTCTGGGCGGTGTGTGTTCTGTGTGGCGGCATTCAACAATGCCGTCGCCTGATTGTTATGTCGGCTGCTATGTCGGTTTATGTAGCGGCTTGTGGCCGCTCAAGTGCTTTGCCCCACCGCTGTCGATCAACTCGGCCAGTGCGGAAACGTCAAGCAATGCACACATGTGCTCAATCACGGTGCCGGCGAGCCATGGCCGCTGACCCCGGTGACTTCTCCATTTGATTTCATTCGGGTCCAGGCGCAACGAGCGGCTGACCTGATGCACCGCCAGGCCCCACTCGTAACCTTGTACCGAAATCACGTACTGCAGGCCCTGACGAAAGTCATCGCGATAGCGATCCGGCATGACCCAGCGTGCGGTGTCCAAAACTTTCAGGTTGCCGGACTGGCTCGGCAGGATCCCGAGGAACCATTCCGGCTGACCGAACAGCGGCGTCAGCTCATGACCGGCCAG
This window encodes:
- a CDS encoding DUF2802 domain-containing protein — protein: MILEVAVIVLFLFWAGTLAMFVSYIKAQKVIAAQQAQGDALRDQRIKDLAKRVDDYQNGNVRMGEALHELRAVVSPLPDKIVQLEQRDPSSLSFAQAAKLVGMGASVDELTQSCGLTQAEAELMRKLHKN
- a CDS encoding chemotaxis protein CheW → MSNQATNAKGSEDPILQWVTFKLDNETYGINVMRVQEVLRYTEIAPVPGAPSYVLGIINLRGNVVTVIDTRQRFGLNSGEISDNTRIVIIEADKQVVGIMVDSVAEVVYLRQSEIETAPNVGNEESAKFIQGVCNKNNELLILVELDKMMSEEEWSDLENI